The Spiroplasma citri genome has a segment encoding these proteins:
- a CDS encoding SDR family NAD(P)-dependent oxidoreductase, whose translation MEKEFAVVTGASSGIGYGYCQWLLKQGYHIIGVSRHTEWAKELQQQFPEQTIIVLSYDLSISENCYAFFEEIKQYHIVLFINNAGFGKKGLFETIPLADELKIINLNIQAVHFLKRLFRIIPQKYSLNYKYLIQTKD comes from the coding sequence ATGGAAAAAGAATTTGCTGTAGTAACAGGAGCATCATCAGGGATTGGATATGGTTATTGTCAGTGATTATTAAAGCAAGGTTATCATATTATTGGAGTATCTCGCCATACAGAATGAGCAAAAGAATTACAACAACAATTTCCTGAACAAACAATTATTGTTTTATCATATGATTTGTCTATTTCTGAAAATTGTTATGCTTTCTTTGAAGAAATAAAACAGTATCATATTGTTTTATTTATTAATAATGCTGGTTTTGGGAAAAAAGGTCTTTTTGAAACAATTCCTCTAGCAGATGAATTAAAAATTATTAATTTAAATATTCAAGCGGTCCATTTCTTAAAACGATTATTTCGTATTATTCCACAAAAATATTCATTAAATTATAAATATTTAATTCAAACTAAAGATTAA
- the rpsO gene encoding 30S ribosomal protein S15: protein MVSKEKKAELVTKFGQNAKNTGSTKVQIAILTENINNLTEHLKIHRKDIVSRRSLLQKVAQRKHLLAYLIKTNFNEYKAIIETLGIRK, encoded by the coding sequence ATGGTTTCAAAAGAAAAAAAAGCAGAATTAGTTACAAAGTTTGGTCAAAATGCCAAAAATACTGGTTCAACAAAAGTTCAAATTGCAATTTTAACAGAAAATATTAATAATTTGACAGAACACTTGAAAATACATCGAAAAGATATTGTTTCAAGAAGAAGTTTATTGCAAAAAGTAGCGCAAAGAAAACACTTGCTTGCATATTTAATTAAGACTAATTTTAATGAATATAAAGCAATCATTGAAACATTGGGAATTAGAAAATAA
- a CDS encoding lipoprotein, whose translation MKKLLAMLGVANFSVVSVSSVISCKNAWNNNQLSIEYWTR comes from the coding sequence ATGAAAAAACTATTAGCAATGTTAGGGGTTGCAAATTTTAGTGTTGTTAGTGTTAGTTCTGTTATTAGTTGTAAAAATGCTTGAAACAATAATCAACTTTCCATTGAATATTGAACCAGATAG
- the ribF gene encoding riboflavin biosynthesis protein RibF, producing MKTLVWNKPSYKEAKVACLGLFDGFHQGHLKLITRLMEIKKQHNLATLFFTMSQSVSDFLQQVNTKLVDNHSKQQIVEKLGFDYYLEVPITTAFINLSPKQFLTILKKQFNVTKIVIGSDFRFGKNREGDFNDIIAFFGQENVYLITRQDNLFSSTTIRNFLLQYDLSSANKLLYEDYNLRGEVKPGKQLGWTINFPTANIYLPQKVILPHGVYITETLAQGKFYPSMTSYRLFEGKEVVEIYLLNVNLDLYGQEIIVYFKKYLRENIKINNLTELVTLLNQDFVNTLAFFAKKA from the coding sequence ATGAAAACTTTAGTATGAAATAAGCCAAGTTATAAGGAAGCAAAAGTTGCTTGTTTAGGTTTATTTGATGGGTTTCATCAAGGTCATTTAAAATTAATTACACGTTTAATGGAAATTAAAAAACAGCATAACCTTGCAACATTATTTTTTACTATGTCGCAAAGTGTTAGTGATTTTTTACAACAAGTAAATACAAAACTAGTAGATAATCATTCAAAACAACAAATTGTTGAAAAATTAGGATTTGATTATTATTTAGAAGTGCCTATTACTACTGCATTTATAAATTTATCGCCAAAACAATTTTTAACAATTTTAAAAAAACAATTTAATGTTACAAAAATTGTCATTGGATCTGATTTTCGGTTTGGAAAAAATCGTGAAGGAGATTTTAATGATATTATTGCTTTTTTTGGTCAAGAAAATGTTTATTTAATTACTCGCCAAGATAATTTGTTTTCCTCAACAACAATTCGCAATTTTTTATTACAATATGATTTATCATCCGCTAATAAATTATTATATGAAGATTATAATCTACGTGGTGAAGTAAAACCAGGAAAACAATTAGGATGAACAATTAATTTTCCAACGGCAAATATTTATTTGCCACAAAAAGTAATTTTGCCCCATGGTGTCTATATAACAGAAACATTAGCACAAGGAAAATTTTATCCCTCAATGACATCTTATCGGTTATTTGAAGGGAAAGAAGTTGTTGAAATATATTTACTAAATGTTAATTTAGATTTATATGGGCAGGAAATCATTGTTTATTTTAAAAAATACCTTCGAGAAAATATTAAAATTAATAATTTAACAGAATTGGTCACTCTTTTAAATCAAGATTTCGTTAATACCCTTGCTTTTTTTGCTAAAAAAGCATAA